TCTCTGGCGCGATCGAGAAGAATATCAACGATACGTGGATCTGCACCGAAAGGCTCGGCATATCCGATCCTGATCTCAGGGTTCTTCTTCTTGACTTTTGCGATCACTTCGGTGATATCAGATGTTGTGTGAACACCTTTTGCTATAAAAACGGGTGAGACGACTATCTTTCCAACACCATTTGATGCAAGCCCCATCAGGACATCCTCAAGGAGCGGCTCATTCAACTGGAGGAATGAGTGTTCAACGATATCATACACTCCCCGTTCCTTTATCATATTAGCCAGCGCCTCAATCATCTCTCTGTTGTATGCAAGAACGCTCCCATGACCTACAAGCACAAGTGCAATCTTATCCTTCTCCATATCTCTCACACTCCTTAAATACTATAGATTTAGCAGTTCCTCATCTGCAAACTCACGTTTAATTTCTCCATCCTTTATAAGGATTATTCTGTGTGTTGTTTCTGCCAGCAATTCCCTGTCATGGCTCACAACACATATCGATGTTCCAATTCTCTTGTTTACCTCTTTCAAGAGGTTGGAGATCGATCGGGAGGTCAGTGGATCGAGATCTCCGAACGGTTCATCGAGTATCAGTAATTCTGGTTTTGAAGCAAGTTCAACCGCAAGTGCAACCCGCACCCGCTCCCCACCCGAGAGTTCGTAAGCACGTCGTTGCAATATCTCACTGGGAAGGCCAAGAAGCCCGAACATCTCCAGCACATAGTCCATATCAAGATGAACCTGTGGTATGGCAGCATATATCTCAATAAGCTCATCCTCACCGAGTTCAAATCCATCGAGAATCGCATTTCGTGAATCTGGGGGCATATCTGCAAGTCGTAGTACGAAGTCAAGTATGCTCTCTTTCAGATCGAGTTTTTTCGAAAGCTGCTTCAGATCGTCCTCGCTCATCTCCTTGAACTTCGTTCTACCGCGCACGATCTCCTCAACCGTTGCATGATGAGTCAGACCAAATTCCTGGTGCAGGATACCGATTTTCTGACGGATCATCGCGCTCGCAAATCCAAGTTTTGTGATATCAACCACCGCGCCATTTTCTGTGCAGAAGTTAAGGCTACCCTCATCAGGTAGTTCTATCCCCGCAAGAACACGCATCAGCACGGTTTTACCAACACCAGATGGTCCTATCACGCCGAGAATTTCTCCCCTGAAAATTGTTAGATCGATGTCTCGGATCTCAAAGACTTTAGAGAGGTTGTAGTTGAAGTACTTCTTTGTTACACCACTGAGCTTAAATATCGGGATGTGATCCTTAAGTGGCGTAATCGGTAAGACGGGTTCAATCCCTTCCATAAATGCAGACGTGATCGATCTAACATCTCCTTCTCTGATGATTCTCCCCTCATCGATCCAGATAATTCGATCTGCAAGGCTCTCGTGCAATTTTGGCATGTGTGATACAAGCAGAATTGAGACACCTGTTGTATCATGAACTTTTTTTATCACATTGATCATCTCACGTTTTGCATCAGGTGAGACCATCGTCAGTGGTTCATCCAGCAGGAGAATTTCTGGCTCGATTGCGATCTGTCTGGCAAGCAGAAGGCGCTGTTTCTCACCTCCTGAAAGTGTATGAGCAGGCAGTTCAGCCTTGTGTTCAAGCCCTACCATCTCAAGCAGCACCATCGCCCTATCATGGAGTTCTTCATACTCAATCGAGTCATCTGGTGGTAGAATCGTCTCATCATCAGTCTTCAATGCATAAAGCCTGCGCATAACATTCTCAATTGCTGGTGCAGACCAGAAAGCAAAGGAGCGCTGGAGATGAATTGCGGTCATATCTTTGAGTCTCCTCTTTACCTCTCGATCGGAATCGGGCACGCACTCAACACCCCCCATCAGGATCCTTCCCTCATCAAAAGGAAGCACACCACGCAGGATTCGCATCAATGTCGTCTTTCCGCTGCCACTTCTACCGATTATTCCCAGAATCTCGCCTTTTTCAAGCTGAAAACTCACACCATCAAGGGCTACTTTCGTGCCACCATCACTCAGGCGGTAAACTTTCTTTAAGTTATGAACCTCAAGAATACTCATACAATTCATGCCTCTTGTAACACTCTATGCCAACGCTAACACCCTACTATGGCAGAGGATAAATAGCTTTTGGGATGTTGCAAGAAAATAGTTATATCCATTCAGATCAAAATGAACGCACAATGGTTGTTACGTGGAAGGACGAGGAGATTGCAGACATTATGGATAAAGTTCTCTCGGGCAGACGACTTACGAGAGAGGATGGGTTGCGCCTCTATCGCTCGGACGATCTCTTTCAGATTGGATACATGGCAAATACGGTGCGATCCAGAATGCACGGGAAAAACGCCTATTTTGTTGTAAACAGACATATAAACCCCACAAACATCTGTGTTAACAGGTGTAAGATATGCGCATTTGCCAAAAGTGTTGGGGAAGATGGAGCATATCTTTTAAGCGTGGATGAGATCCTGAATATGCTTCGATCAGGCATTCATTCTCCCCCTTTTGAGGTTCACATCGTTGGGGGGTTGCATCCAGATATCGGTATTGACTACTACACAACGCTTATACGTGGAATCAAAGAAATTTCGCCAGATATCTTTGTCAAAGCACTAACTGCAGTGGAGGTAGACCACATCGCAAAAGTTTCAGGAATGGATGTTGCGAGCGTCCTCACCTCCCTCAAAGATGCAGGACTTGATGCGATGCCAGGAGGGGGAGCCGAGATCTTCAGCAGGCGGTGTCAGATGATAGGATGGGAGAAGAAGATAGAAGGGGATCGCTGGCTTGATGTGATGCGCATCGCACATTCTTTAGGAATTAAATCAAACGCTACAATGCTTTATGGGCATTTTGAGACAAACGAAGAGCGTATAGATCATATCCTCAAATTGAGGTCGCTTCAGGACGATACAGGTGGTTTTCAGGCGTTCATACCACTCCCTTTTATGCCAGATAATACCAGCTTTGAGGGAATGCGTGGTTGCAGACGGTGTGGTGGAGTGGATGATTTAAAGACGATAGCGATCTCACGGCTTATGCTTGATAACTTTGCACACATCAAAGCATACTGGATCGGGCTTGGCATCAAAACAGCTCAGGTATCGCTATCATTTGGAGCGGACGATCTTGATGGGACGATCGTCGATGAGCAGATTTTTCATGCAGCAGGTGCAAGATCAGATGCTGGTATGAAGCAGGATGAACTTATCGGCTTCATAGAGGAGGCAGGTTTTTCTCCGCTTGAGCGGGATGGGGCGTACAGGATTCTTGGATATGTGAAACGATGAAACCGAGAGTTGGTCAGATCAAATTTTTAAATTCGCTGCCCCTTTATGTAGGAATGGAACAGACCGGGCTTATTGACTCGATTGAGCTTGTGAAGGGGACGCCGCGAGAGCTTATAGGTAAACTACGCCAAAAAGAGCTTGATATATCTGCGATCTCTTCGATTGAGTACTGCAGAGGTGATGAAGAGCTTCTTTTGATCCCTGGAGTTTCAATAACCGCTTACAGATCTGTTGAGAGCGTGATACTCCTCAGCAAGTATCCCTTTAAAGAGCTTGATCAGCGAACGATTTCGCTTTCAAACGCGTCTTCTACCTCTCAGACCCTTTTAAAGATTCTGCTTGAGTATTATTACGGGATCAAACCAGTTTACTTTGAGTGTGAGCCAGATCCTATGAGTATGCTCATGGATTCAGATGCAGCACTTTTAATTGGTGATTTAGCGCTTGTGGCGTCATGGAATGAGGACGATCTCTTTAAATACGACCTCTCTAAAGAATGGCACAGATTTACAGGTATGGGAATGAGCTATGCGATATGGGTTATCAGAGAAGAATATGCTATAAGTGAGCCCGAAGAGGCTGCAAGAGTTTCACATGGGATTAAAGATGCAATGCGGGCAGGAGAAGCAAATCTTGACCGCGTTGCAGCGATTGGATCGGATGAAAAACTTCCGCAGGATCGGCTTAAACGCTATTTCAGGCAGTTGAGCTTCAATTTTGATGATAAAGATATAAAAGGTATGGAGTTTTTCTTCAAAAAAGCATTTGAGCTTGGTTTTGTTGAACACATGCCCACAATAAGATTTTTTGGAGATTGAGATGGAACTGAATTCTGTGAGGCGGTTTACGGTTGACGAAGCTATGGAACTCTTTGAAACAGATATAATTGAGCTTGGTGCAATGGCAGATCGGGTCAGATGGCAGATCAACCCCGAACCAGCGGTCACGTTTGTGATCGATCGCAACATCAACTACACGAATATTTGCAAATCCCGCTGCAGGTTCTGTGCCTTCTACCGGGAAGCAGAGAGTGGGGATGCGTATCTCTTGAGCCGTGATGAGATCTTCCGACGGATCGATGAGGCGATTAGGCTGGGTGCGACACAGATCATGCTTCAGGGTGGATTAAATCCGGAACTTGGGATCGAATACTTCGAAGATCTCTTTGGTTCGATCAAGAATCGATTTGATATCCACCTCCATTCGCTCTCACCACCTGAGATCGTACATATCGCCAGTATTTCAGGTTTAAGCATAAAAGAAACGCTCTCAAGGCTGAAATGTGCAGGACTTGATTCACTGCCTGGTGGCGGTGCCGAGATCCTTGAAGATCGTGTGCGAAGCAGGATAAGTCCAAACAAGATCACGTCCCGTGAGTGGCTCGGCGTGATGGAGGAGGCACATGAAATCGGGATGAAAACAACTGCCACGATGATGTTTGGAGCAGGAGAGTCGAGGCGAGACAGGATAACACATCTCAACGCAATACGGGATCTTCAGGATAAAACAGGCGGTTTTACTGCCTTCATCCCATGGACTTTTCAGCCAGCAAA
This genomic window from Candidatus Syntrophoarchaeum caldarius contains:
- a CDS encoding sirohydrochlorin cobaltochelatase, with the protein product MRDMEKDKIALVLVGHGSVLAYNREMIEALANMIKERGVYDIVEHSFLQLNEPLLEDVLMGLASNGVGKIVVSPVFIAKGVHTTSDITEVIAKVKKKNPEIRIGYAEPFGADPRIVDILLDRAREAALQIE
- a CDS encoding FO synthase, subunit 2-like protein — encoded protein: MLQENSYIHSDQNERTMVVTWKDEEIADIMDKVLSGRRLTREDGLRLYRSDDLFQIGYMANTVRSRMHGKNAYFVVNRHINPTNICVNRCKICAFAKSVGEDGAYLLSVDEILNMLRSGIHSPPFEVHIVGGLHPDIGIDYYTTLIRGIKEISPDIFVKALTAVEVDHIAKVSGMDVASVLTSLKDAGLDAMPGGGAEIFSRRCQMIGWEKKIEGDRWLDVMRIAHSLGIKSNATMLYGHFETNEERIDHILKLRSLQDDTGGFQAFIPLPFMPDNTSFEGMRGCRRCGGVDDLKTIAISRLMLDNFAHIKAYWIGLGIKTAQVSLSFGADDLDGTIVDEQIFHAAGARSDAGMKQDELIGFIEEAGFSPLERDGAYRILGYVKR
- a CDS encoding microcin C ABC transporter ATP-binding protein YejF; protein product: MSILEVHNLKKVYRLSDGGTKVALDGVSFQLEKGEILGIIGRSGSGKTTLMRILRGVLPFDEGRILMGGVECVPDSDREVKRRLKDMTAIHLQRSFAFWSAPAIENVMRRLYALKTDDETILPPDDSIEYEELHDRAMVLLEMVGLEHKAELPAHTLSGGEKQRLLLARQIAIEPEILLLDEPLTMVSPDAKREMINVIKKVHDTTGVSILLVSHMPKLHESLADRIIWIDEGRIIREGDVRSITSAFMEGIEPVLPITPLKDHIPIFKLSGVTKKYFNYNLSKVFEIRDIDLTIFRGEILGVIGPSGVGKTVLMRVLAGIELPDEGSLNFCTENGAVVDITKLGFASAMIRQKIGILHQEFGLTHHATVEEIVRGRTKFKEMSEDDLKQLSKKLDLKESILDFVLRLADMPPDSRNAILDGFELGEDELIEIYAAIPQVHLDMDYVLEMFGLLGLPSEILQRRAYELSGGERVRVALAVELASKPELLILDEPFGDLDPLTSRSISNLLKEVNKRIGTSICVVSHDRELLAETTHRIILIKDGEIKREFADEELLNL
- a CDS encoding FO synthase, subunit 2-like protein, whose protein sequence is MEIEMELNSVRRFTVDEAMELFETDIIELGAMADRVRWQINPEPAVTFVIDRNINYTNICKSRCRFCAFYREAESGDAYLLSRDEIFRRIDEAIRLGATQIMLQGGLNPELGIEYFEDLFGSIKNRFDIHLHSLSPPEIVHIASISGLSIKETLSRLKCAGLDSLPGGGAEILEDRVRSRISPNKITSREWLGVMEEAHEIGMKTTATMMFGAGESRRDRITHLNAIRDLQDKTGGFTAFIPWTFQPANTELGKSMAAPKGTGGYEYLRTLAISRIFLDNFQNIQASWVTQGLKIAQIALFTGANDLGSTMIEENVVRAAGATFRANLSELVGLIKEIGLEARQRDTLYQRIIKVW
- a CDS encoding ABC transporter substrate-binding protein; protein product: MEQTGLIDSIELVKGTPRELIGKLRQKELDISAISSIEYCRGDEELLLIPGVSITAYRSVESVILLSKYPFKELDQRTISLSNASSTSQTLLKILLEYYYGIKPVYFECEPDPMSMLMDSDAALLIGDLALVASWNEDDLFKYDLSKEWHRFTGMGMSYAIWVIREEYAISEPEEAARVSHGIKDAMRAGEANLDRVAAIGSDEKLPQDRLKRYFRQLSFNFDDKDIKGMEFFFKKAFELGFVEHMPTIRFFGD